One genomic segment of Paenibacillus durus includes these proteins:
- a CDS encoding VOC family protein: protein MAKLTPYIFSEDARSQAAFYTEALGGEVVDVMTFADGPDPNPEYKDKVMHLSFKAAGILFYMCDSLWTIERGNGMALLLEFSTEEEAYAAFDKLAEGGKVIDALKQQFWGAHFGQLEDKYGVTWQVMTEMKVPEPS, encoded by the coding sequence ATGGCTAAACTGACCCCTTACATTTTTTCGGAGGATGCAAGATCGCAGGCTGCGTTTTACACAGAGGCGCTTGGCGGAGAAGTTGTGGATGTTATGACATTCGCGGATGGTCCCGACCCGAATCCGGAGTATAAGGACAAGGTTATGCACCTGAGTTTCAAGGCGGCCGGTATTCTATTCTATATGTGCGATTCCTTGTGGACGATCGAGCGGGGAAATGGGATGGCTCTTTTGCTGGAATTTTCGACCGAAGAAGAGGCTTATGCAGCTTTTGATAAGCTTGCTGAAGGCGGGAAAGTAATCGATGCGTTGAAGCAGCAATTTTGGGGAGCACACTTCGGCCAGCTTGAGGACAAGTACGGGGTGACGTGGCAAGTCATGACGGAGATGAAGGTGCCTGAACCATCTTGA
- a CDS encoding ABC transporter ATP-binding protein, with amino-acid sequence MDVLRQLRVFYRERLHFLILSIVCLAAATAVGLITPNLLRKLIDDVILPMKFGEVPLLALTVLAVVCVKACLQFAHGFFGGRLGNYLAYRLRNACYEKLQFLSFRYYDTAKTGDLMSRLTGDLEAIRHFIGFGFAQLLNVFFMVVFGSIMMLSLNWQLTLVTLVTMPFLAAVAFKFEGRIHPAFQEMRQALSELTTTVQENVTGVRTVKSFAREPYEVDKFSGRNERYKNNQIYAAELWSKFFPAMEFLACACVAILLGVGGTLVINKQMTLGELVAFFSLIWYIIAPVWGLGFHINNYTQSKASGERVLEVLNQWIDVQDKPEARELNSAEVKGHIVFDHVTFAYGNKVPAVTDIHFEAKPGSVIGFLGGTGSGKSTIIQLLMRAYDVDEGSIRLDGTDIRELGVRSLRSQIAAVFQETFLFSSSIRGNIAYGLNEVTMEEVIRAAKLAKAHDFIMEMPEGYDTVVGERGMGLSGGQKQRIAIARALLMNPRILILDDATSAVDMETEHEIQTGFQEVMHGRTTLIIAHRISSLRHADQIIVMDEGRIVQQGTHEELIGMPGAYRDVYRIQYADYLAKAAGGEHQ; translated from the coding sequence ATGGATGTTCTTAGGCAACTGCGGGTTTTTTACCGGGAGAGGTTGCACTTTCTGATTCTATCGATTGTTTGTTTGGCTGCCGCTACGGCAGTGGGGCTGATTACCCCCAACCTGCTAAGAAAGCTGATTGACGATGTTATCTTGCCCATGAAATTTGGTGAAGTTCCCCTGCTTGCGCTGACGGTATTGGCAGTTGTATGTGTGAAGGCGTGTCTGCAGTTTGCTCATGGATTTTTTGGAGGAAGGCTCGGGAATTATTTGGCCTACCGTCTGCGCAACGCGTGTTATGAGAAGCTGCAATTTTTGTCGTTCCGTTATTATGACACCGCCAAGACCGGCGATCTCATGTCCCGGCTAACGGGAGATCTGGAAGCAATCCGCCATTTTATCGGCTTCGGATTTGCGCAGCTGCTGAATGTCTTCTTCATGGTAGTGTTTGGATCGATCATGATGCTCTCACTGAATTGGCAGCTCACCCTGGTGACGTTAGTTACGATGCCGTTCCTGGCTGCGGTTGCTTTTAAATTCGAAGGCCGAATTCACCCTGCTTTTCAGGAGATGCGGCAAGCGCTCAGCGAGCTGACGACAACGGTTCAGGAGAACGTTACCGGTGTGCGGACGGTCAAATCTTTTGCCAGAGAGCCGTATGAGGTCGATAAATTCTCCGGACGCAATGAGCGGTACAAGAACAATCAAATATACGCCGCCGAACTGTGGAGCAAGTTCTTCCCGGCTATGGAGTTTCTGGCCTGCGCTTGTGTAGCAATTCTGCTTGGAGTGGGCGGAACGCTGGTCATTAACAAACAAATGACGCTTGGCGAGCTTGTCGCTTTTTTCAGTCTAATCTGGTATATTATTGCGCCTGTATGGGGTCTTGGCTTTCATATTAACAACTATACGCAGTCGAAAGCATCCGGAGAGAGAGTGCTGGAGGTGTTGAACCAGTGGATTGATGTACAGGACAAACCAGAAGCGAGAGAGCTGAATTCAGCCGAAGTTAAGGGCCATATCGTCTTTGACCATGTTACCTTTGCCTACGGGAACAAGGTGCCGGCAGTTACGGACATTCATTTTGAAGCTAAACCGGGTTCGGTCATCGGTTTTCTGGGCGGAACCGGGTCGGGCAAATCGACGATTATCCAGCTGCTGATGCGTGCTTATGATGTCGATGAAGGCAGCATTAGGCTTGACGGCACCGACATTAGGGAACTGGGAGTACGGAGTCTGAGATCGCAGATCGCCGCCGTGTTCCAGGAAACCTTTTTGTTCTCGTCCTCCATTCGGGGAAATATCGCTTACGGGCTGAATGAGGTAACGATGGAGGAGGTTATCCGGGCGGCAAAATTAGCTAAGGCGCATGATTTTATTATGGAAATGCCGGAAGGCTATGACACTGTTGTAGGTGAGCGCGGCATGGGTCTATCGGGAGGCCAGAAGCAGCGGATCGCCATCGCGAGAGCCCTGTTGATGAATCCCCGGATATTGATTCTTGACGACGCCACCAGCGCGGTCGATATGGAAACAGAACATGAAATACAAACAGGCTTCCAGGAGGTTATGCACGGCCGGACGACGCTCATCATTGCTCACCGGATCTCATCTCTCCGCCACGCCGACCAGATTATCGTTATGGACGAAGGGAGAATTGTGCAGCAGGGAACCCATGAGGAACTGATTGGCATGCCAGGGGCTTACCGGGATGTGTACCGGATTCAATACGCCGATTATTTGGCGAAGGCCGCCGGAGGTGAACACCAGTGA